The Segatella copri genome contains a region encoding:
- a CDS encoding dTDP-glucose 4,6-dehydratase — MKNIVITGGAGFIGSHVVRLFVNKYPEYHIINLDKLTYAGNLANLKDIEDKPNYTFVKGDICDFDLMLKLLQDYKVDGIIHLAAESHVDRSIKDPFTFAQTNVMGTLSLLQAAKIYWESLPEGYEGKRFYHISTDEVYGALQMTHPEGIPAPFTTKASSDKNQEAYGEEFFVETTKYNPHSPYSASKASSDHFVRAFHDTYGMPTIVTNCSNNYGSYQFPEKLIPLFINNIRHRKPLPVYGKGENVRDWLYVVDHARAIDMIFHKGKIAETYNIGGFNEWKNIDIIKVVIKTVDRLLGRPEGADLDLITYVTDRKGHDMRYAIDSRKLQKELGWEPSLQFEEGIEETVKWYLENQEWMDHVTSGEYQKYYEEMYC; from the coding sequence ATGAAAAATATTGTAATCACGGGCGGTGCTGGTTTCATCGGCTCACATGTAGTAAGACTTTTCGTGAACAAATACCCTGAGTATCACATCATCAACCTCGACAAGTTGACTTACGCAGGTAATCTGGCTAACCTCAAGGACATCGAGGATAAGCCTAACTATACTTTCGTAAAGGGTGATATCTGTGATTTTGACCTGATGCTGAAACTGCTGCAGGACTACAAGGTGGATGGCATTATCCATCTCGCTGCCGAGAGCCACGTAGATAGAAGTATCAAGGATCCATTCACTTTCGCTCAGACCAACGTGATGGGTACCCTGTCTCTGCTTCAGGCGGCAAAGATTTACTGGGAGAGTCTTCCTGAAGGATACGAGGGTAAGCGCTTCTACCACATCTCTACTGATGAGGTTTACGGTGCATTGCAGATGACTCATCCTGAGGGTATTCCTGCTCCTTTCACTACCAAGGCATCCAGCGATAAGAACCAAGAGGCTTACGGCGAGGAGTTCTTCGTAGAGACTACCAAGTACAATCCTCACTCTCCATACTCAGCATCTAAGGCAAGTTCAGACCACTTCGTCCGTGCTTTCCACGATACATACGGTATGCCAACCATCGTGACCAACTGCTCTAACAACTATGGTTCATACCAGTTCCCTGAGAAGTTGATTCCGCTGTTTATCAACAACATCCGTCATCGCAAGCCATTGCCAGTATATGGTAAGGGTGAGAACGTGCGCGACTGGTTGTATGTAGTAGATCATGCCCGTGCCATCGATATGATTTTCCACAAGGGTAAGATTGCCGAGACTTACAACATCGGCGGTTTTAACGAGTGGAAGAACATCGATATCATCAAGGTGGTTATCAAGACTGTTGATAGATTGCTCGGTCGCCCTGAGGGTGCTGACTTGGATTTGATTACTTATGTAACAGACAGAAAGGGTCACGATATGCGTTATGCCATCGACTCTAGAAAACTGCAGAAGGAACTCGGCTGGGAGCCATCTCTCCAGTTTGAGGAGGGTATCGAAGAAACGGTGAAGTGGTATCTCGAGAACCAGGAATGGATGGATCATGTTACTTCTGGGGAGTATCAGAAGTATTATGAGGAGATGTATTGTTGA